Proteins found in one Euzebya sp. genomic segment:
- a CDS encoding PT domain-containing protein, whose product MSNQPPPPFGQPGGYNPGQQNPPTQPFPGQQPPPGYGGAPPPGYGGGQPPGYGGGPPPGYGGPGGFQGPEKKSNTPLIVGIIAGVLILAGAAGAFFLLRGDDDGDVALSDTETEETDEATETDEPTEEPTDEPTDEPTDEPTDEPEPTATATAPEPPPAPPAVPPAPPAGGDGMAMGDVATGQITASAPTVDFFFDGVTGEEVVITMIATDDALDPKLVLYGPDGAIVAENDDAAGLPDAFDSRIQANLPADGEYRIEATSFAGTTGTFEITLDFPSVLSAVDVLSASTPQIVYDYAGTAGQTIVISMRGLDDAVDPVVSIEDPNGVEIGRDDDGGDFPDSRLEITLPVDGNYTIVAQAFGERYGEYEISVIEL is encoded by the coding sequence GTGTCGAACCAGCCTCCCCCGCCGTTCGGGCAGCCCGGTGGGTACAACCCCGGCCAGCAGAACCCCCCGACGCAGCCGTTCCCCGGCCAGCAGCCGCCGCCCGGCTACGGCGGTGCGCCGCCCCCGGGCTACGGCGGCGGCCAGCCCCCCGGCTACGGCGGCGGTCCACCCCCGGGCTACGGCGGACCCGGTGGCTTCCAGGGCCCGGAGAAGAAGTCCAACACGCCGCTGATCGTCGGGATCATCGCCGGCGTGCTGATCCTGGCCGGCGCGGCGGGCGCGTTCTTCCTGCTGCGCGGCGACGACGACGGCGACGTCGCCCTCAGCGACACCGAGACCGAGGAGACCGACGAGGCCACCGAGACCGACGAGCCGACCGAGGAGCCCACCGACGAGCCCACGGACGAGCCGACCGACGAGCCCACGGACGAGCCGGAGCCGACGGCGACCGCGACCGCTCCCGAGCCGCCGCCGGCCCCGCCGGCCGTGCCGCCCGCACCGCCCGCGGGCGGGGACGGGATGGCGATGGGCGACGTCGCGACCGGGCAGATCACGGCCTCCGCACCCACGGTGGACTTCTTCTTCGACGGCGTCACCGGCGAGGAGGTCGTGATCACGATGATCGCGACCGACGACGCGCTCGACCCGAAGCTGGTGCTGTACGGACCCGACGGCGCGATCGTGGCGGAGAACGACGACGCGGCGGGGCTGCCGGACGCGTTCGACTCCCGCATCCAGGCGAACCTGCCGGCCGACGGCGAGTACCGGATCGAGGCGACGTCGTTCGCCGGCACCACCGGCACCTTCGAGATCACCCTCGACTTCCCGTCGGTGCTGTCCGCCGTCGACGTGCTGAGCGCCTCCACCCCGCAGATCGTCTACGACTACGCCGGCACGGCGGGCCAGACGATCGTCATCTCGATGCGCGGCCTCGACGACGCCGTCGACCCCGTCGTCTCGATCGAGGACCCGAACGGCGTCGAGATCGGTCGTGACGACGACGGCGGCGACTTCCCCGACTCGCGGCTGGAGATCACCCTGCCGGTCGACGGGAACTACACGATCGTCGCCCAGGCCTTCGGCGAGCGCTACGGCGAGTACGAGATCAGCGTCATCGAGCTCTGA
- a CDS encoding 1,4-alpha-glucan branching protein domain-containing protein translates to MSGGGGGSVAFVLHSHLPWFRRNGVFPVGEEWLFQSWSESYLPLLDTLERLAADGLTDVMTIGFTPVLAEQMADPYLLAEFHSWLGRRVLDLQWTMSAAPASDKAVLGPVWRHHAQRQARLLTQLEDGLLGEGLVAPFARLADAGVIELLGGPATHPYLPLMADPSLIRGQISAGLDVGEALTGRRPTGVWAPECGYRPAGPVGDPTAPPHDVRPDGTPLLVPSAVDLPGLEAFWAEAGVDHLVLDGPTLARPAGAADREWARTARDLHAVGDPLDVLDRPVWIADSDVAAFGRNLAVSYAVWNPHGGYPADVWYRDFHAIDLEGGFKSWRVTDTSSLAKQPYEPDAAAARVAAHADDFVGLLHAHLDPRDDDAVVVAAYDTELFGHWWYEGPQWLEAVLRRLADDPTVGTTTLAGHLARRPPAARLRLPESSWGWGKGHAAWVTDETRWIWQEIRAAEDRFATLADGPARDAAWRQLTMLQASDWPFMIARDQSTQYAVERVKTHLARFEQACAGQDLEELAWHDDPSRRPCPVPIGG, encoded by the coding sequence GTGAGCGGGGGAGGGGGCGGGTCGGTCGCGTTCGTCCTCCACAGCCACCTGCCGTGGTTCCGGCGCAACGGGGTCTTCCCGGTCGGGGAGGAGTGGCTGTTCCAGTCCTGGTCGGAGTCCTACCTGCCGCTCCTCGACACCCTCGAGCGCCTGGCCGCCGACGGCCTGACCGACGTGATGACGATCGGGTTCACGCCCGTCCTGGCCGAGCAGATGGCCGACCCGTACCTGCTCGCGGAGTTCCACTCCTGGCTGGGCCGGCGCGTCCTCGACCTGCAGTGGACCATGTCCGCGGCCCCGGCGTCGGACAAGGCCGTGCTCGGGCCGGTCTGGCGGCACCACGCACAGCGCCAGGCCCGGCTCCTCACCCAGCTCGAGGACGGGCTCCTCGGCGAGGGGCTGGTGGCGCCGTTCGCCCGGCTCGCCGACGCCGGCGTCATCGAGCTCCTCGGCGGCCCGGCGACCCACCCGTACCTGCCGCTGATGGCGGACCCCTCGCTGATCCGCGGGCAGATCAGCGCCGGCCTCGACGTGGGGGAGGCCCTGACCGGGCGGCGACCCACGGGCGTGTGGGCTCCCGAGTGCGGCTACCGGCCGGCCGGTCCGGTCGGCGACCCGACCGCCCCGCCCCACGACGTGCGGCCGGACGGCACGCCGCTGCTCGTCCCCTCGGCGGTCGACCTGCCCGGGCTCGAGGCGTTCTGGGCCGAAGCGGGTGTCGACCACCTGGTCCTCGACGGGCCGACCCTCGCCCGTCCGGCCGGCGCGGCCGACCGCGAGTGGGCGCGGACGGCCCGGGACCTCCACGCGGTCGGCGATCCCCTCGACGTGCTCGACCGGCCGGTGTGGATCGCCGACTCCGACGTCGCGGCGTTCGGGCGGAACCTCGCGGTGTCGTACGCGGTGTGGAACCCCCACGGCGGGTACCCGGCGGACGTGTGGTACCGCGACTTCCACGCGATCGACCTCGAGGGCGGCTTCAAGTCGTGGCGGGTGACCGACACCTCGAGCCTCGCCAAGCAGCCCTACGAGCCGGATGCCGCCGCGGCCCGCGTCGCCGCACACGCCGACGACTTCGTCGGGCTGCTCCACGCCCACCTCGACCCGCGGGACGACGACGCCGTCGTCGTGGCCGCCTACGACACCGAGCTGTTCGGTCACTGGTGGTACGAGGGCCCGCAGTGGCTCGAGGCCGTGCTGCGCCGGCTGGCGGACGACCCGACCGTGGGCACGACCACCCTCGCGGGTCACCTCGCGCGCCGGCCCCCGGCCGCCAGGTTGCGGCTCCCCGAGTCCTCCTGGGGCTGGGGCAAGGGGCACGCGGCGTGGGTCACCGACGAGACCCGGTGGATCTGGCAGGAGATCCGGGCGGCCGAGGACCGCTTCGCGACCCTCGCCGACGGACCGGCCCGGGACGCGGCGTGGCGTCAGCTGACCATGCTGCAGGCGTCCGATTGGCCGTTCATGATCGCCCGCGACCAGTCCACGCAGTACGCCGTCGAGCGGGTCAAGACCCACCTCGCCCGCTTCGAGCAGGCCTGCGCCGGCCAGGACCTCGAGGAGCTGGCCTGGCACGACGACCCCAGCCGACGCCCCTGCCCGGTCCCGATCGGCGGATGA
- a CDS encoding class I SAM-dependent methyltransferase, with product MSATPTAETQTVSTLPLTGERTVPGVAVENYWFQRHVVAYELAAARYRGRVVVDAGAGEGYGTDLLGRTAADVVGVELVADVVAHARRAYPSRRFVQADICDTGLEPGRADVVVNLQVIEHLPDVPRFLAESRRLLRPGGELCVATPNRLTFTPHSHEPTNIFHVEEFTADELVARLRDVGSFDVTRVLGLYHGPRIRAVERATGARFTDLVLSPPESWEPWLHAAVRRTTPADFRWVDTPPEAPEVDDCLDLLVIARRGDGT from the coding sequence ATGTCCGCGACCCCCACCGCCGAGACCCAGACCGTCTCGACCCTGCCCCTCACCGGCGAGCGGACCGTGCCGGGCGTCGCGGTCGAGAACTACTGGTTCCAGCGCCACGTCGTCGCCTACGAGCTCGCCGCCGCCCGCTACCGGGGCCGCGTGGTGGTGGACGCCGGCGCCGGCGAGGGGTACGGGACCGACCTGCTGGGCCGGACCGCCGCGGACGTCGTCGGCGTGGAGCTGGTCGCCGACGTCGTCGCCCACGCCCGCCGCGCCTACCCGTCCCGGAGGTTCGTGCAGGCCGACATCTGCGACACCGGCCTGGAGCCGGGCCGCGCCGACGTGGTCGTCAACCTCCAGGTCATCGAGCACCTCCCCGACGTCCCGCGCTTCCTCGCCGAGTCCCGCCGGCTGCTGCGACCCGGTGGCGAGCTGTGCGTCGCCACGCCCAACCGCCTCACGTTCACCCCGCACAGCCACGAGCCGACCAACATCTTCCACGTCGAGGAGTTCACCGCCGACGAGCTGGTCGCCCGGCTCCGCGACGTGGGGTCCTTCGACGTCACGCGGGTCCTCGGGCTGTACCACGGACCCCGCATCCGGGCCGTCGAGCGGGCCACGGGCGCGCGGTTCACCGACCTCGTCCTGAGCCCACCCGAGTCCTGGGAGCCGTGGCTGCACGCCGCGGTCCGCCGCACCACCCCGGCGGACTTCCGCTGGGTCGACACGCCGCCCGAGGCACCGGAGGTCGACGACTGCCTGGACCTCCTCGTCATCGCCCGGCGGGGTGACGGGACGTGA
- a CDS encoding serine/threonine-protein kinase, translating to MRRALPGYTSGDMADVDRGREPTMIDPLRADTARVPLRPAGREASRDVIAGRYALGERIGRGGMGEVWRAHDRTLQRDVAVKLLHDHLADDADARERFAAEATRSARLTHPRVVRILDAGEDGDDAFLVMELIDGASLDEVIGAPLGSDVVRQLGIDLAEALAAAHAAGIVHRDVKPSNVLLAADGARLSDFGVARAVDETSRTAPGQLLGTAAYLSPEQAQGGDASPASDVYALGCVLYEAATGRRRYDVEGPLQVALARVGADTPVDDLTPHVDVDLARAIVALLHPDPTVRPADGAAAAALLDAGGGPAARQPAPVAGSSVAGAPAPAPRPVPPAGEGDDDPTLAPRGGAPAGVAERPGGRRAWWVLALLGVVAAVVIGLAALEGADDTGGAGAPAVGDAAPAAPVTAQLTSFDPAGGGAEHEDEVPLLTDGDPATAWTTEGYDTAAFGNLKPGVGILVDLGQPVAVAEVRLDGMAAGQDLQLRTAESRPTGIDATTEVAAVTDAGAAASLTPPEPITTRWLVVWLTGELPAGDGRFRGQVGELEVVPG from the coding sequence GTGCGTCGCGCCCTGCCCGGGTACACCAGCGGGGACATGGCCGACGTCGACCGCGGGCGCGAGCCCACCATGATCGATCCGCTGCGCGCGGACACCGCGCGGGTGCCGCTGCGCCCGGCCGGGCGCGAGGCCAGCCGGGACGTCATCGCCGGCCGGTACGCGCTGGGCGAGCGGATCGGCCGCGGCGGCATGGGGGAGGTGTGGCGCGCCCACGACCGGACGCTCCAGCGGGACGTCGCGGTCAAGCTGCTCCACGACCACCTCGCCGACGACGCCGACGCCCGCGAGCGGTTCGCGGCCGAGGCGACCCGGTCCGCCCGCCTGACCCACCCGCGCGTCGTCCGGATCCTCGACGCCGGGGAGGACGGCGACGACGCCTTCCTGGTGATGGAGCTGATCGACGGCGCCTCCCTCGACGAGGTGATCGGCGCGCCGCTCGGCTCCGACGTGGTCCGCCAGCTCGGCATCGACCTCGCCGAGGCGCTGGCCGCCGCCCACGCCGCCGGGATCGTCCACCGGGACGTCAAGCCGTCGAACGTGCTGCTCGCCGCCGACGGGGCCAGGCTCAGCGACTTCGGGGTCGCCCGCGCGGTGGACGAGACCTCCCGGACGGCCCCCGGCCAGCTGCTCGGGACCGCGGCCTACCTCTCGCCGGAGCAGGCGCAGGGCGGTGACGCGTCCCCGGCCAGCGACGTGTACGCGCTCGGCTGCGTGCTCTACGAGGCGGCGACCGGCCGTCGCCGCTACGACGTGGAGGGGCCGCTGCAGGTCGCGCTGGCGCGCGTGGGCGCCGACACCCCGGTGGATGACCTGACCCCGCACGTGGACGTCGACCTCGCCCGGGCGATCGTCGCGCTGCTGCACCCCGACCCGACGGTGCGGCCCGCCGACGGCGCGGCGGCCGCGGCCCTGCTGGACGCCGGGGGCGGACCGGCTGCTCGCCAGCCCGCGCCGGTGGCCGGGTCGTCGGTGGCTGGGGCGCCTGCGCCGGCGCCTCGCCCGGTGCCGCCCGCGGGGGAGGGCGACGACGACCCCACCCTGGCCCCGCGTGGTGGGGCGCCTGCGGGGGTCGCTGAACGGCCGGGCGGCAGGCGGGCGTGGTGGGTGCTGGCACTGCTCGGGGTGGTCGCGGCGGTCGTCATCGGCCTGGCGGCCCTCGAGGGTGCCGACGACACCGGGGGCGCGGGTGCGCCGGCGGTGGGCGATGCGGCACCCGCCGCGCCGGTGACCGCCCAGCTGACGTCCTTCGACCCGGCCGGAGGGGGTGCGGAGCACGAGGACGAGGTCCCGCTGCTGACCGACGGCGACCCCGCCACCGCCTGGACGACCGAGGGGTACGACACCGCCGCGTTCGGGAACCTCAAGCCCGGGGTGGGCATCCTCGTCGACCTCGGCCAGCCCGTCGCCGTCGCCGAGGTCCGCCTGGACGGGATGGCGGCCGGCCAGGACCTCCAGCTCCGCACCGCCGAGTCCCGGCCGACGGGCATCGACGCCACGACCGAGGTGGCGGCGGTCACCGACGCGGGTGCGGCCGCGTCCCTCACCCCGCCGGAGCCGATCACGACCCGGTGGCTGGTGGTGTGGCTGACCGGGGAGCTGCCCGCCGGCGACGGCCGCTTCCGCGGGCAGGTCGGCGAGCTCGAGGTCGTCCCGGGCTGA
- a CDS encoding fructosamine kinase family protein has protein sequence MTGWWTRAGLDARLGVEVRGGRRIAGGDVAEAWALDLADGRTAFAKTLADPPPGMFTTEASDLRWLADARALPVPAVLAADDATPAHLVLEWVDEGGRTRADEAAFGRGLATLHAVGADTFGRTDGRTTGSLAVPNDPCGTWAAFFAERRLRPLARSGRDRGALPDALVRGLEDLADAVDRLDVPVEPPARLHGDLWAGNRVVDATGASWLIDPQAHGGHREADLAMMALFGGFDAVCWAAYDEVHPLADGWRDRVALHQIPPLAVHAIRFGGSYVARTQAAVDRYR, from the coding sequence ATGACCGGCTGGTGGACCCGCGCCGGCCTGGACGCCCGCCTCGGCGTCGAGGTTCGCGGTGGGCGGCGCATCGCGGGCGGCGACGTGGCCGAGGCGTGGGCGCTCGACCTGGCCGACGGGCGGACGGCGTTCGCGAAGACCCTCGCCGACCCGCCGCCCGGCATGTTCACGACCGAGGCGTCCGACCTCCGCTGGCTGGCCGACGCGCGGGCGCTCCCGGTGCCGGCGGTCCTCGCCGCCGACGACGCGACGCCCGCCCACCTGGTGCTCGAGTGGGTCGACGAGGGCGGACGGACCCGGGCGGACGAGGCGGCGTTCGGACGGGGGTTGGCAACCCTCCACGCCGTCGGCGCGGACACCTTCGGCCGCACCGACGGCCGCACGACCGGGTCGTTGGCCGTGCCGAACGACCCCTGTGGGACCTGGGCGGCCTTCTTCGCAGAGCGGCGGCTGCGCCCCCTCGCCCGCAGCGGCCGCGACCGCGGCGCGCTGCCGGACGCACTCGTGCGCGGTCTCGAGGACCTGGCGGACGCCGTCGATCGGCTCGACGTGCCCGTGGAGCCGCCTGCCCGGCTGCACGGCGACCTGTGGGCCGGCAACCGGGTGGTCGACGCGACCGGGGCGAGCTGGCTGATCGATCCGCAGGCCCACGGCGGCCACCGTGAGGCCGACCTGGCGATGATGGCCCTGTTCGGCGGGTTCGACGCGGTCTGCTGGGCGGCCTACGACGAGGTGCACCCGCTGGCCGACGGCTGGCGGGACCGGGTCGCGCTGCACCAGATCCCTCCACTGGCGGTCCACGCGATCCGGTTCGGCGGCAGCTACGTCGCCCGCACCCAGGCGGCGGTCGACCGCTACCGCTGA
- a CDS encoding S8 family serine peptidase, translating to MPELPTRYVVTYAPKASQQSSSGAADAQADQAAASVDAEATLVGRTVGDAAVITLDRQLDDDEKAAFEAELAAADGVLRVEEDHLRTIAQTDPLAGQQWHYSEPTGGIGLSTAHGTSTGAGATVAVIDTGIVSHPDLDAQVVGGYDFISDSFVSRDGGGRDADYADPGDWSAAGECGFLSSARDSSWHGSHVAGTGAAISGNGEGGLGVAPDADVVVARVLGRCGGYDSDIAAAITWAAGGSVSGVPANPNPADVLNLSLGGSGSCPATYQSAIDAARAAGATVVVAAGNSSTDASGATPANCDGVVTVAATNRDGGRASYANHGSVVELAAPGGGAGGGVLSTVDVGATSPAGPGYAQYNGTSMATPHVAGVAALLYADDPAITPAEVSDALVSSARAFPASCSGCGAGILDAPGALGLSGGGGDGGGDDGGSGDVVTFTGPLAIPDAGSVDAPLQVDRAGTAPADLEVSVDIAHTYRGDLRITLIAPGGASVELKAPSAGDSADDVVQTWTVDASSVAAAGTWTLRVADVYRQDTGTIASWSLGF from the coding sequence GTGCCCGAACTGCCGACCCGCTACGTCGTGACCTACGCCCCGAAGGCCAGCCAGCAGTCGAGCAGCGGCGCGGCCGACGCCCAGGCGGACCAGGCCGCCGCGTCGGTGGACGCCGAGGCGACGCTGGTCGGCCGGACCGTCGGCGACGCCGCGGTGATCACCCTCGACCGCCAGCTCGACGACGACGAGAAGGCCGCGTTCGAGGCAGAGCTCGCCGCTGCCGACGGGGTCCTGCGCGTCGAGGAGGACCACCTGCGCACGATCGCCCAGACCGACCCGCTCGCCGGGCAGCAGTGGCACTACTCCGAGCCGACCGGCGGGATCGGGCTGTCGACGGCCCACGGCACCTCGACCGGCGCCGGCGCGACGGTCGCGGTGATCGACACCGGCATCGTCAGCCACCCCGACCTCGACGCGCAGGTGGTCGGCGGATACGACTTCATCTCGGACTCCTTCGTCTCCCGCGATGGCGGCGGACGTGACGCCGACTACGCCGACCCGGGCGACTGGAGCGCCGCCGGCGAGTGCGGGTTCCTCAGCTCCGCCCGCGACTCCTCCTGGCACGGCAGCCACGTGGCCGGCACGGGCGCCGCGATCAGCGGCAACGGCGAGGGCGGCCTCGGCGTCGCCCCCGATGCGGACGTGGTCGTGGCCCGGGTCCTCGGGCGCTGCGGCGGCTACGACTCCGACATCGCCGCGGCGATCACCTGGGCCGCCGGCGGCTCGGTGTCCGGCGTCCCGGCCAACCCGAACCCGGCGGATGTCCTGAACCTCAGCCTCGGCGGGTCCGGCTCGTGCCCGGCCACCTACCAGTCGGCGATCGACGCCGCGCGGGCCGCCGGCGCCACCGTGGTCGTCGCGGCCGGGAACTCCTCGACCGACGCCTCCGGTGCGACGCCGGCGAACTGCGACGGCGTGGTGACGGTCGCGGCGACGAACCGGGACGGGGGTCGGGCCTCCTACGCGAACCACGGGAGCGTCGTCGAGCTGGCGGCACCCGGCGGCGGCGCCGGCGGCGGGGTCCTGTCCACCGTCGACGTCGGCGCGACCTCGCCGGCGGGCCCCGGGTACGCCCAGTACAACGGCACGTCGATGGCCACCCCGCACGTCGCGGGCGTCGCGGCCCTGCTGTACGCCGACGACCCGGCGATCACCCCGGCCGAGGTGTCCGACGCGCTCGTGAGCAGCGCCCGGGCGTTCCCGGCATCCTGCAGCGGCTGCGGGGCGGGCATCCTCGACGCCCCGGGCGCGCTCGGCCTGTCCGGCGGCGGGGGCGACGGCGGCGGGGACGACGGCGGCAGCGGCGACGTCGTGACGTTCACCGGCCCGCTCGCGATCCCCGACGCCGGCAGCGTCGACGCGCCGCTGCAGGTGGACCGCGCGGGCACCGCGCCCGCGGACCTCGAGGTGTCGGTCGACATCGCCCACACCTATCGCGGCGACCTGCGCATCACCCTGATCGCCCCCGGCGGCGCCTCGGTCGAGCTGAAGGCGCCGAGCGCCGGCGACAGCGCCGACGACGTGGTGCAGACCTGGACCGTCGACGCGTCATCGGTCGCGGCGGCGGGCACCTGGACCCTCCGCGTCGCCGACGTGTACCGCCAGGACACCGGCACGATCGCCAGCTGGTCGCTGGGCTTCTAG
- a CDS encoding electron transfer flavoprotein subunit beta: MPDTAAEKKVHDDLTVDRDSVEAILNANDEWSIEEAMRIKESRDGVEVIALCMGPDSAQQTVRKALSYGLDGAIQITDEALAGSDATVTAKVLAAALEGEEWDLIIMGNQSSDARSMLVPAMLAEYLDVPALTYAKRLEVSEDGSVEADRETSGGHETVQSTLPAVVSVVEAINEPRYPSFTGIMAAKKKPLETKDLAAIGLSADQVGHAGSATTILEATPKPPKQAGDKVEDDGSGQVGAKALVDFLVQKKFI, from the coding sequence GTGCCGGACACGGCCGCTGAGAAGAAGGTCCACGACGACCTGACCGTCGACCGCGACTCGGTCGAGGCGATCCTCAACGCCAACGACGAGTGGTCCATCGAAGAGGCCATGCGGATCAAGGAGTCCCGCGACGGCGTCGAGGTCATCGCCCTGTGCATGGGCCCCGACTCCGCCCAGCAGACCGTCCGCAAGGCCCTGTCCTACGGCCTCGACGGCGCCATCCAGATCACCGACGAGGCGCTGGCCGGCTCCGACGCGACCGTGACCGCGAAGGTGCTCGCGGCGGCGCTCGAGGGTGAGGAGTGGGACCTCATCATCATGGGGAACCAGTCCTCGGACGCCCGGTCGATGCTGGTCCCCGCGATGCTGGCGGAGTACCTCGACGTCCCGGCGCTGACCTACGCGAAGCGCCTCGAGGTGTCCGAGGACGGCAGCGTCGAGGCGGACCGCGAGACCTCCGGCGGCCACGAGACGGTCCAGTCGACCCTCCCCGCGGTCGTCAGCGTGGTCGAGGCGATCAACGAGCCGCGCTACCCCTCCTTCACGGGGATCATGGCGGCGAAGAAGAAGCCGCTCGAGACCAAGGACCTGGCCGCGATCGGCCTGTCCGCGGACCAGGTGGGCCACGCCGGCTCGGCGACCACCATCCTCGAGGCCACCCCCAAGCCGCCCAAGCAGGCCGGTGACAAGGTCGAGGACGACGGGTCGGGTCAGGTCGGCGCCAAGGCGCTGGTGGACTTCCTCGTCCAGAAGAAGTTCATCTAG
- a CDS encoding electron transfer flavoprotein subunit alpha/FixB family protein, which translates to MTDILVLVEHDEGTPKKISNQILTAAKTIGDGQVVAAIFGPGAAGAADKVGEYGASTAYVWEGSEVTEYATEPQVAALAAAIEASGAQAVLYASDPFVTDIVARTAIRVGGGVVADAVDLELDGDRVVATKAIFGGDMNSRCQVDGDRTQFVGVKPNSFQAEPSGGGAAEVVQLDVTLPESATRAKITGREEAGSSGRPEMTEAAIIVSGGRGLGDADGFDLIGQLADALGGAVGASRAATDAGWIAHSHQIGQTGKTVSPQLYLANGISGAIQHRAGMQTSQTIAVINKDPEAPIFSIADIGIVGDLYKVIPPLIEEINKRKD; encoded by the coding sequence ATGACTGACATCCTCGTCCTCGTCGAGCACGACGAGGGGACCCCGAAGAAGATCTCCAACCAGATCCTCACCGCCGCCAAGACGATCGGCGACGGCCAGGTCGTCGCCGCCATCTTCGGCCCCGGCGCCGCCGGTGCGGCCGACAAGGTCGGCGAGTACGGCGCCTCCACGGCCTACGTCTGGGAGGGCAGCGAGGTCACCGAGTACGCCACCGAGCCGCAGGTCGCCGCGCTCGCCGCCGCGATCGAGGCGTCCGGCGCCCAGGCGGTGCTGTACGCCTCCGACCCGTTCGTCACCGACATCGTGGCCCGCACCGCCATCCGCGTCGGCGGCGGGGTCGTGGCGGACGCGGTCGACCTCGAGCTCGACGGCGACCGGGTCGTCGCCACCAAGGCGATCTTCGGCGGTGACATGAACAGCCGCTGCCAGGTCGACGGCGACCGCACCCAGTTCGTCGGCGTGAAGCCGAACAGCTTCCAGGCCGAGCCCTCCGGCGGCGGCGCCGCCGAGGTCGTGCAGCTCGACGTGACGCTGCCCGAGTCGGCCACCCGCGCGAAGATCACCGGTCGTGAGGAGGCCGGCAGCTCCGGTCGTCCCGAGATGACCGAGGCCGCCATCATCGTCTCCGGCGGCCGCGGTCTGGGCGACGCCGACGGCTTCGACCTGATCGGCCAGCTCGCCGACGCCCTCGGCGGCGCGGTCGGCGCGTCCCGCGCGGCGACGGACGCCGGCTGGATCGCCCACAGCCACCAGATCGGCCAGACCGGCAAGACGGTCTCGCCGCAGCTGTACCTGGCCAACGGGATCTCCGGCGCCATCCAGCACCGCGCCGGGATGCAGACGTCCCAGACCATCGCGGTCATCAACAAGGACCCGGAGGCCCCGATCTTCTCCATCGCCGACATCGGCATCGTGGGCGATCTCTACAAGGTCATCCCGCCGCTGATCGAGGAGATCAACAAGCGCAAGGACTGA